One Clupea harengus chromosome 11, Ch_v2.0.2, whole genome shotgun sequence DNA window includes the following coding sequences:
- the LOC105901636 gene encoding sialic acid-binding Ig-like lectin 12, with translation MGLAEVIVFFSLALACSLGGLHALTLVVPERVSALAGSCLLIPCSFSQPMRPMEVETRLRYHWRSPMGALFATVPRTVLNSEDSSRVHKDFRGRVSLTGDTSKGDCSVTVSEVKQRDASSYVLEMRRRGDMSWSKAAFELNVSSFPEMPRLTGPEAVTDGQLVVLNCTVGFPCPSQTPTLRWRWARGQPDNRTVLGEPHVLLSPDKRSLLWASLSFTASYQLKPRIRCEVVYQHGSPVVVTKDIHVRFPPKEVHIRLHTLAVREGGSALLECSCKADPPVEEYDWSYTQRGRNHSSLLHALIIRIENVTRNTRVVCTAKNRLGWTASPATPINVEYKPHISSKSSCGWDGNVVHCRCIMNSNPRAAITWSVNGSLPPHGYNGSVLVHHNGTVTATLVGLADIPPAVVCYANNAHGNDSHPLLQEAHSSLLWMLVAALCVAVSFLLTIAAVLLCCCRRPAGRRATVINHRSQAVYPGDVDIYQEHTPLYINCTEVTHVYSNGSYQLVYQNCTPCFVRTKQTHKRQRRAGWRDRVIRDTERQRSRERPRPAAPTAESDTAIYLEVI, from the exons ATGGGTCTGGCTGAGGTGATTGTGTTCTTTTCTCTTGCATTGG CCTGTTCCCTGGGCGGTCTCCATGCCCTGACGCTGGTGGTCCCGGAGAGAGTCTCTGCGCTGGCAGGCTCCTGCCTCCTCATCCCCTGCTCCTTCAGCCAGCCCATGCGTCCGATGGAGGTGGAGACGCGTCTGAGGTACCACTGGCGCTCTCCCATGGGTGCCCTCTTCGCCACAGTGCCCCGCACGGTGCTCAACAGCGAGGACAGCTCCAGGGTGCACAAGGACTTCAGAGGGCGCGTGTCTCTGACAGGGGACACGTCCAAGGGAGACTGCTCCGTGACGGTGTCGGAGGTCAAGCAAAGGGACGCCAGCAGCTACGTGCTGGAGATGAGGAGGCGTGGAGACATGAGCTGGAGCAAGGCGGCCTTTGAGCTGAACGTCTCCA GTTTCCCGGAGATGCCGCGGTTGACTGGCCCGGAGGCAGTGACTGATGGGCAGTTGGTGGTGTTGAACTGCACCGTGGGCTTCCCCTGCCCTTCCCAGACCCCCACACTGCGCTGGAGGTGGGCTAGAGGGCAGCCGGACAACCGCACTGTGTTAGGGGAGCCCCACGTGCTCCTGAGCCCCGACAAGAGGTCTCTCCTCTGggcttctctctccttcaccgcCTCCTATCAGCTCAAGCCCCGGATCAGATGTGAGGTAGTCTACCAGCATGGCTCGCCTGTGGTCGTGACAAAGGATATTCACGTGAGAT TCCCTCCAAAGGAGGTGCATATCCGGCTTCACACCTTAGctgtgagggaggggggcagcgCTCTTCTGGAATGTTCCTGTAAAGCTGACCCTCCCGTTGAGGAGTACGACTGGTCGTACACACAGCGCGGCCGCAaccactcctctctgctgcacGCGCTCATCATCCGCATCGAAAACGTCACCCGGAACACTCGTGTCGTTTGCACGGCTAAGAACCGCCTCGGGTGGACTGCATCCCCCGCCACACCCATCAATGTAGAAT ACAAACCACACATCTCAAGCAAATCCTCATGTGGTTGGGATGGCAACGTAGTCCACTGCAGGTGTATCATGAACTCAAACCCACGTGCCGCCATCACCTGGAGCGTAAATGGTAGCCTCCCACCGCATGGCTACAACGGCTCCGTGTTAGTTCACCACAACGGCACGGTAACTGCCACATTGGTCGGGCTGGCTGACATTCCTCCGGCAGTGGTGTGCTATGCCAACAACGCCCATGGAAACGACTCTCATCCACTGCTGCAGGAAGCGCATA GTTCTCTGCTGTGGATGCTGGTTGCAGCGCTGTGCGTGGCCGTCTCCTTCCTTCTCACCATCGCTGCTGTGCTTCTCTGCTGCTGTCGCAGGCCGGCAGGCAG AAGGGCCACCGTGATAAACCATCGCTCCCAGGCTGTGTATCCGGGGGATGTGGATATCTACCAGGAGCACACGCCCCTGTACATCAACTGCACAGAGGTCACACATGTCTACAGTAATGGCAGTTACCAGCTCGTCTACCAGAACTGCACCCCATGCTTTGTACGCACAAAACAG ACACACAAGAGACAAAGGCGAGCAGGATGGCGAGATCGGGTGAtacgagacacagagagacagagatcaagagagagaccCCGTCCTGCTGCCCCCACCGCTGAGTCAGACACAGCCATTTACCTGGAGGTCATCTGA